From one Musa acuminata AAA Group cultivar baxijiao chromosome BXJ2-6, Cavendish_Baxijiao_AAA, whole genome shotgun sequence genomic stretch:
- the LOC135615708 gene encoding respiratory burst oxidase homolog protein A-like, whose product MRGSTRHERRWASDTVPRGRVMSAGSSPGTSASNDGEEFVEVTIDLQDDDTIVLRRVEPAPAADSGYLSDATGSAASRSPSIGRSSSHRLRHFSQELKAEAVARARQLKEDLKAELKRFTWGHGPSRAGASTSADGAAGASPALDSALASRAARRQRAQLDRTRSGAQKALRGLRFISGGKATAVDAWNEVQSNFDKLARDGYLSRSDFAQCIGMKDSKEFALELFDALSRRRRLNAERITKEELYEFWCQITDQSFDSRLQIFFDMVDKNEDGRITEEEVKEIIMLSASANKLSRLKEQAEEYAALIMEELDPERLGYIELWQLETLLLQKDTYLNYSQALSYTSQALSQNLAGLRRKGPIRKLSTKLGYYLEENWKRLWVMALWVGVMAGLFAWKFIQYRHRYAFQVMGYCLTTAKGAAETLKLNMALVLLPVCRNTITWLRSTRLARALPFDDNINFHKAIAAAIMVGVILHAGNHVTCDFPRLISSSADKYNMLRPYFGETKPTYMDLVRGPEGVTGIIMLVCMVVAFTLATHWFRRSLVRFPKPFDRLTGFNAFWYSHHLFVIVYVLLIVHGECLYLIHKWYNKTTWMYLAAPVLLYVGERSLRALRSGYYSVRLLKVAIYPGNVLTLQMSKPSAFRYQSGQYMFVQCPAVSPFEWHPFSITSAPGDSYLSVHIRQLGDWTRELKRVFAAACEPPGAGKSGLLRADEATKKSLPKLLIDGPYGASAQDYKKYDVLLLVGLGIGATPFISILKDLLNNIVKMEEENEALSDYRPPKPQNGERVDLATLMRASRRVRWALRTTNAYFYWVTREQGSFDWFKGVMNEVAELDQRGVIEMHNYLTSVYEEGDARSALITMIQALNHAKNGVDIVSGTRVRTHFARPNWKRVFSKICSKHPHAKIGVFYCGAPVLAQELSKICYDHNQRGTTRFDFHKEHF is encoded by the exons ATGAGGGGCTCGACGCGCCACGAGCGGCGATGGGCGTCGGACACTGTGCCCAGAGGGCGGGTGATGAGCGCGGGGTCGTCGCCGGGGACCTCCGCGTCGAACGACGGAGAGGAGTTCGTGGAGGTGACGATCGACCTCCAGGACGACGACACCATCGTGCTCCGCCGCGTCGAGCCGGCGCCAGCGGCGGACTCGGGATACTTGTCCGACGCCACGGGGTCGGCGGCGTCGCGGTCGCCTTCCATCGGGCGGAGCTCGTCGCACCGGCTGCGGCACTTCTCCCAGGAGCTGAAGGCGGAGGCGGTGGCGCGGGCGCGGCAGCTGAAGGAGGACCTCAaggccgagctcaagcggttcacgTGGGGCCACGGCCCGTCGCGGGCGGGCGCATCCACCTCCGCGGACGGGGCCGCAGGGGCGTCCCCGGCCCTGGACTCGGCCCTGGCCTCCCGGGCGGCGCGGCGGCAACGGGCGCAGCTGGATCGGACCCGATCGGGAGCCCAGAAGGCGCTCCGGGGGCTCAGGTTCATCAGCGGCGGTAAAGCCACCGCCGTCGACGCGTGGAACGAGGTCCAAAGCAACTTCGACAAGCTCGCGCGCGACGGCTATCTCTCGCGCTCCGATTTCGCCCAATGCATAG GCATGAAAGATTCCAAGGAGTTCGCGCTGGAGCTGTTCGACGCATTGAGCAGGAGAAGAAGGTTAAACGCGGAGCGCATCACTAAAGAGGAGCTGTACGAGTTCTGGTGTCAGATCACGGATCAAAGCTTCGATTCTCGCCTCCAGATCTTCTTCGACAT GGTGGACAAGAACGAGGACGGCCGGATCACCGAGGAGGAAGTTAAAGAG ATCATAATGCTGAGTGCGTCGGCAAATAAGCTGTCGAGGCTGAAAGAACAGGCCGAGGAATACGCAGCCTTAATCATGGAGGAGCTGGATCCCGAGCGGCTCGGCTATATCGAG CTGTGGCAACTGGAGACATTGTTGCTTCAAAAGGATACGTACCTTAACTACAGTCAGGCGCTGAGCTACACCAGCCAAGCGTTGAGTCAGAACCTGGCCGGGCTGAGGAGGAAGGGGCCCATCCGGAAGCTGAGCACGAAGCTGGGCTACTACTTGGAGGAGAACTGGAAGCGGCTGTGGGTGATGGCGCTGTGGGTCGGGGTGATGGCCGGCCTGTTCGCCTGGAAGTTCATCCAGTACCGGCACAGGTACGCGTTCCAGGTGATGGGGTACTGCCTCACCACCGCCAAGGGCGCGGCCGAGACGCTCAAGCTCAACATGGCCCTCGTTCTTCTCCCGGTGTGCCGAAACACCATCACCTGGCTTCGCTCCACCCGGCTGGCCCGTGCTCTGCCCTTCGACGACAATATCAACTTCCATAAG GCGATAGCGGCGGCAATCATGGTCGGCGTGATCCTCCACGCCGGCAACCATGTCACCTGCGACTTTCCGCGGCTGATATCGTCGTCGGCTGACAAGTACAACATGTTGCGGCCTTACTTTGGAGAAACCAAGCCCACGTACATGGATCTCGTGCGAGGCCCCGAGGGCGTGACCGGGATCATAATGTTGGTCTGCATGGTGGTGGCCTTCACACTCGCCACGCACTGGTTCCGCCGGAGCCTGGTGAGGTTCCCCAAGCCCTTCGACAGGCTCACCGGCTTCAACGCCTTCTGGTACTCCCACCACCTGTTTGTCATCGTCTACGTGTTGCTCATCGTCCACGGAGAATGCCTCTACCTCATCCACAAGTGGTACAACAAGACG ACATGGATGTATCTAGCAGCTCCTGTTCTGCTCTACGTTGGGGAGAGGAGCCTGAGAGCCCTTAGGTCCGGCTATTACTCGGTTCGGCTCCTGAAG GTCGCTATATATCCCGGCAATGTTCTGACGCTCCAAATGTCAAAGCCCTCCGCGTTCCGCTACCAGAGTGGTCAGTACATGTTTGTTCAGTGCCCTGCTGTATCGCCCTTCGAATG GCATCCTTTCTCCATTACTTCTGCGCCGGGGGATAGCTACCTAAGCGTCCACATTCGACAACTCGGTGACTGGACACGAGAATTAAAGCGGGTCTTCGCAGCAGCCTGTGAACCTCCGGGGGCCGGAAAGAGTGGCCTTCTGAGGGCAGACGAGGCCACCAAGAAAAG CCTGCCGAAGCTTTTGATCGACGGGCCTTACGGTGCTTCAGCTCAGGACTACAAGAAGTACGACGTCCTTCTTCTCGTCGGCCTCGGAATCGGTGCAACTCCTTTCATCAGCATCCTGAAGGATCTCCTGAACAACATAGTCAAAATGGAAGAGGAAAAC GAGGCGCTCTCGGACTACCGCCCACCAAAGCCACAGAACGGGGAGCGTGTCGATTTGGCGACGCTGATGAGGGCGTCGAGGAGAGTACGGTGGGCTCTCAGAACGACCAACGCATACTTCTACTGGGTGACACGAGAACAGGGGTCCTTCGACTGGTTTAAAGGAGTTATGAACGAAGTGGCCGAGTTAGATCAAAGG GGCGTGATTGAGATGCACAATTACTTGACGAGTGTGTACGAAGAAGGAGACGCCAGATCTGCACTGATCACCATGATCCAAGCTCTCAATCATGCCAAGAACGGCGT